In Pseudomonas fluorescens NCIMB 11764, a single window of DNA contains:
- the mdcH gene encoding malonate decarboxylase subunit epsilon has product MSSLLVFPGQGAQQPGMLHRLPRETVNEASNVLGEEALLLDSAEALKSTRAVQLCLLIAGVAASRQLSMAPDYVAGLSIGAYPAAVVAGALGFSDALHLVSLRGELMQQAYPQGYGMTAIIGLDLSTVEGLLAQVHSVDTPVYLANINADNQVVIAGSDGAMKAVAELAKGRGAGLAKRLAVSVPSHCPLLDAPAKTLADAFAKVSLKTPALGYLSGSRARPIINVEALRDDLAFNMCRVVDWRGTVQSAYERGVRLQIELPPGAVLTGLARRVFEQGTVIAFDGARLDTLQALLREEGSRQP; this is encoded by the coding sequence GTGAGCAGTTTGCTGGTGTTCCCCGGCCAGGGCGCGCAACAGCCGGGCATGCTCCATCGTTTGCCTCGCGAAACGGTGAACGAGGCGAGTAACGTGCTCGGTGAAGAGGCGTTGCTGCTGGATTCTGCCGAAGCGTTGAAGTCGACACGGGCGGTTCAGCTTTGCCTGTTGATCGCCGGTGTCGCCGCGTCGCGCCAGTTATCCATGGCGCCGGATTACGTGGCGGGATTGTCCATTGGCGCCTATCCGGCGGCTGTGGTGGCGGGTGCCTTGGGTTTCAGCGATGCGTTGCATCTGGTCAGCCTGCGCGGTGAACTGATGCAGCAGGCTTATCCACAGGGCTACGGCATGACCGCGATCATCGGCCTCGATTTGTCCACAGTGGAAGGCTTGCTGGCGCAGGTTCACAGCGTCGACACGCCGGTTTACCTGGCCAACATCAATGCCGATAACCAGGTGGTGATTGCCGGCAGCGACGGCGCGATGAAAGCCGTCGCCGAGCTGGCAAAAGGTCGCGGTGCAGGCCTGGCCAAACGACTCGCCGTCAGTGTGCCGTCGCATTGCCCACTGTTGGATGCGCCCGCTAAAACGCTGGCGGATGCATTCGCCAAGGTGTCGCTGAAAACGCCGGCTCTGGGTTACCTCAGTGGCAGTCGCGCCCGGCCAATCATCAATGTCGAAGCCTTGCGCGATGACCTCGCTTTTAACATGTGCCGCGTCGTCGATTGGCGTGGCACCGTGCAAAGCGCCTACGAGCGCGGCGTACGTCTGCAGATTGAACTGCCGCCCGGCGCGGTGCTGACCGGGCTGGCGCGCCGGGTGTTCGAGCAGGGCACCGTGATTGCCTTCGACGGTGCTCGCCTCGATACCTTGCAGGCGCTGTTGCGTGAGGAGGGAAGCCGCCAACCCTAG
- a CDS encoding malonate decarboxylase holo-ACP synthase, whose protein sequence is MVNTFLAHDLLWGMTPEQLPVDAPAWVVESISAGQPVVVRRALSAPDFIAVGVRGRLREQRFATVMSIDAISRCVRPEALRHVSIDRDLPAVHALTQLRPLLDDYGWAWGVGGSAGFELASGFQALHERSDLDLILRTPQPLDRLKAQALVKILDAAVCQVDMQLQTPFGAVALREWAGPARRVLLKNAREACLVIDPWEQAA, encoded by the coding sequence GTGGTGAATACCTTTCTGGCCCACGACCTGCTCTGGGGCATGACCCCAGAGCAGTTGCCGGTGGACGCGCCTGCGTGGGTGGTCGAGTCGATCAGCGCGGGTCAGCCGGTGGTGGTTCGGCGTGCGTTGAGTGCGCCGGATTTCATCGCGGTCGGGGTGCGTGGGCGGTTACGTGAACAGCGCTTTGCAACAGTGATGTCGATCGATGCGATTTCCCGTTGCGTCAGGCCGGAAGCGCTTCGTCATGTCTCGATTGACCGGGATTTGCCGGCAGTCCACGCCCTCACTCAGCTGCGGCCACTGCTGGATGATTATGGTTGGGCGTGGGGCGTCGGCGGCAGCGCCGGGTTTGAATTGGCCAGCGGTTTTCAGGCCTTGCATGAGCGCAGCGATCTCGACTTGATCCTGCGCACGCCGCAACCGCTCGACCGATTGAAAGCGCAGGCGCTGGTGAAGATTCTGGACGCGGCTGTATGCCAAGTGGACATGCAGTTGCAAACGCCTTTCGGCGCCGTCGCCCTGCGCGAATGGGCCGGTCCTGCCCGTCGGGTTTTGCTGAAAAACGCCCGCGAAGCCTGCCTGGTCATTGATCCGTGGGAGCAAGCAGCGTGA